A single window of Nicotiana tomentosiformis chromosome 1, ASM39032v3, whole genome shotgun sequence DNA harbors:
- the LOC104119538 gene encoding FRIGIDA-like protein 3 — protein sequence MEDMQSVSTLMDCTTSKIHQLQKAFAELESHRAFTLNLKWKQLEEHFDGLQRSFKRRFTELEEQEKEFETKIVQSKELLEERQAAVVTKEQTSLERLQEKRDAAVSVIAIALEKQRKTYSIEPVVINSEDQGDPSFLEAKPMVSGATENYTEDNSKHSENAIVELKSYPQLMKLCQDMDSEGLHKFISDNLKNLAAVREEIPLAFRAAGDPASLVLDSLKGFYPSEVSMSDAKKDPNLLGLRRTCIMLMECLSILLTTLEVDSVSSIISENVKQRAKAVAEEWKPKLDELDIDANNGNSLEAHAFLQLLATFVINSNFNQDDLFKLLPMVSRRRQAADLYRSLGLSDRMPGVLDVLVSKGRHIDAVNLAFAFELTEWFSPVSLLKSYLSEASKASSPVKPGNASPTVHNDVNEKELAALKSVIKCIEDHKLQEQYPVDPLQKRILQLEKAKADKKRATEVVKPQTKRPRANGVGNGSRVTNVATDKNFYARTTDRYPQYVYDRPYAYPVATDTHVPSFLGTTAYNVSHGHGNFFGNGYHYQAAYLH from the exons ATGGAAGACATGCAATCAGTTTCAACATTGATGGATTGTACGACCTCTAAGATACATCAACTCCAGAAAGCATTTGCTGAGTTGGAAAGTCACcgcgcttttactctcaatctgaAATGGAAGCAACTCGAAGAACACTTTGATGGGCTACAGAGGTCCTTTAAAAGGCGTTTCACTGAACTGGAAGAACAAGAGAAAGAGTTTGAAACAAAAATAGTTCAGTCTAAAGAGCTATTAGAGGAGCGTCAAGCAGCTGTTGTTACTAAGGAGCAAACTTCACTTGAGAGGCTCCAGGAGAAAAGAGATGCAGCTGTCTCCGTCATTGCTATTGCTCTGGAGAAGCAAAGGAAGACTTATTCTATAGAACCTGTAGTTATTAATAGTGAGGATCAAGGTGACCCATCTTTTCTGGAGGCAAAGCCCATGGTTTCTGGGGCAACTGAGAATTATACAGAGGATAATAGCAAACATTCCGAGAATGCAATTGTGGAACTCAAGTCTTATCCACAGCTAATGAAACTATGCCAAGACATGGATTCAGAAGGTCTCCACAAATTTATATCAGACAACCTCAAGAACCTGGCTGCTGTAAGGGAGGAGATTCCACTTGCTTTTAGAGCTGCAGGTGACCCTGCCTCTCTGGTTCTTGACTCACTCAAGGGTTTCTACCCCTCAGAAGTGTCAATGTCAGATGCTAAAAAAGATCCAAATCTTTTAGGCCTTCGACGAACTTGTATTATGCTGATGGAATGCCTTAGCATTTTATTAACCACCCTGGAAGTCGATTCTGTTTCAAGTATAATATCTGAAAATGTAAAGCAACGTGCAAAAGCAGTAGCTGAGGAGTGGAAACCTAAGTTAGATGAACTTGATATTGATGCAAATAACGGGAATTCCTTGGAGGCTCATGCATTTTTACAGCTTCTAGCTACTTTTGTTATTAATTCCAACTTCAACCAGGATGATTTATTCAAGCTGCTTCCAATGGTTTCACGTCGTCGCCAAGCTGCTGACCTATACCGTTCCCTTGGACTGTCGGACAGAATGCCAG GTGTTCTTGATGTCTTGGTTAGTAAAGGAAGGCATATAGATGCTGTCAATCTAGCTTTTGCCTTTGAGCTGACTGAGTGGTTCTCACCTGTTTCTTTACTGAAATCCTACTTGAGCGAAGCAAGTAAAGCATCTTCACCTGTCAAACCTGGAAATGCTTCGCCTACTGTACAT AATGATGTCAATGAGAAGGAACTGGCTGCTCTAAAGTCTGTAATTAAATGCATTGAAGACCATAAGCTTCAGGAGCAATACCCAGTGGATCCCCTCCAGAAAAGGATTCTCCAGTTGGAGAAAGCAAAGGCAGACAAGAAAAGGGCAACTGAAGTTGTGAAACCTCAAACCAAGAGACCTCGTGCCAATGGCGTAGGAAATGGATCCCGAGTCACTAATGTTGCTACTGACAAGAACTTCTATGCTAGGACGACTGATAGGTACCCGCAATATGTGTATGATAGACCATATGCTTACCCCGTTGCAACTGACACACATGTTCCATCATTTTTGGGCACCACTGCTTACAACGTTTCCCACGGGCATGGCAACTTCTTTGGAAATGGCTACCATTACCAGGCTGCTTACCTGCACTAA
- the LOC117273256 gene encoding uncharacterized protein, producing the protein MVALPNFEEGQSTYRPPRFNGQYYRWWKTRMHDFIMAEDLELWDVICDGPFIPMKTTGEPAVTVPKTRKEYNDAEHKAIEKNFRAKKILICGIGPDEYNKICACQSAKEIRETLRTAHEETTQVKQSKIGMLTTEYELFRMKDDESIQDMHTRFTSIINELHSLGEFIPRNKLVRKILSRLPGSWKSKVNSITKANDL; encoded by the coding sequence atggtTGCTctaccaaactttgaagaaggtcaatctacctacagaccaccaagattcaatggccaatactacagatggtggaagacaaggatgcatgactttatcatggctgaagatttAGAGCTTTGGGACGTTATCTGCGATGGACCCTTTATCCCTATGAAGACCACTGGCGAACCAGCAGTGACAGTTCCCAAAACAAGGAAGGAATACAACGACGCTGAACATAAAGCTATAGAGAAGAACTTTCGAGCAAAAAAGATCCTCATCTGTGGTATTGGACCAGACGAATACAATAAGATCTGTGCCTGTCAATCAGCCAAGGAGATCCGGGAAACCCTCCGAACGGCACACGAAGAaacaactcaagtcaagcagtcGAAGATCGGCATGCTCACcactgagtatgaactcttcagGATGAAGGATGATGAATCTATTCAAGACATGCACACTCGATTCACCTCCATCATCAATGAGCTTCACTCTCTGGGAGAATTTATTCCAAGGAACAAACTTGTTAGGAAAATACTTAGTAGACTACCTGGTTCCTGGAAAAGCAAGGTCAATTCTATCACAAAAGCAAATGATCTGTAA
- the LOC138909118 gene encoding uncharacterized mitochondrial protein AtMg00820-like — translation MVPGEVIDMANEKADMMSHVKESNEDGAAVSPTDVEEPEEPGPSHNGIHVSNWKHKSSHPIHNVITPLDSGIQTRSKSRNSLAFSAFVSQIKPKHIKETLKDADWIAMQDELHQFERNNVWNLVLRPADRTVIETRWVFRNKLDEFGNTTRNKARIVVQGYNQEEGINYDETFAPVARMKAMRILIAFASHMKFKLFQMDVKSTFLNGYLKEEVFVKQPVTFRISYVKFSP, via the exons ATGGTTCCTGGTGAAGTCATTGATATGGCAAATGAAAAGGCTGACATGATGAGTCACGTCAAGGAATCAAATGAAGATGGTGCAGCTGTATCTCCAACTGATGtagaggaacctg AAGAACCTGGACCCTCTCACAATGGGATTCATGTGtctaactggaagcacaaaagttCACACCCTATTCATAATGTGATCACTCCTCTTGACTCAGGGATTCAAACTAGATCAAAGTCAAGAAACTCACTCGCCTTCTCAGCCTTTGTCTCTCAAATTAAGCCCAAACATATTAAGGAAACATTGAAAGATGCTGACTGGATtgctatgcaagatgaactccatcaatttgagaggaacaacGTATGGAACCTGGTTCTTCGACCTGCTGACAGAACTGTTATAGAAACTAGGTGggtattcagaaacaaacttgatgagtttggaaacacaacaaggaacaaggcaaggatagtagttcaaggctacaatcaagaGGAAGGGATCaactatgatgaaacttttgctccGGTTGCTCGAATGAAAGCCATGAGAATCcttattgcctttgcatctcatatgaaATTCAAAttattccaaatggatgtcaaaagtacATTTTTGAATGGATATCTCAAGGAAGAAGTCTTCGTCAAACAACCTGTTACATTccgcatttcgtacgttaaattttcgccataa